A window of Campylobacter ureolyticus contains these coding sequences:
- the mqnE gene encoding aminofutalosine synthase MqnE — MEILEKLENDIRLEYEDGLKLYDFDLYTLGKFANKKREQINGKKVYFNLNRHINPTNLCADVCLFCAFSSHRKNDKAYTMSHEEIMQIVDETVKRGTKEIHIVSAHNPNVSWQWYLEIFKKIKEKYPFLHIKAMTAAEVDFLSRKNGFSYEEVLEKMVSYGVDSMPGGGAEIFDEEIRKKICNGKVKSNEWLKIHEIWHEMGHESNATMLFGHLETRANRIDHMLRLRDVQDKAIKNKKGGFNAFIPLVYQRNNNYLKIKEFLGSVEILKTFAISRLMLDNIKHIKSYWATTTINLALVAQEFGCDDLDGTIEKESIQSSAGASSDKGTQVGDFIELIKTSGLIPVERDSLYNEIKVY; from the coding sequence ATGGAAATTTTAGAAAAATTAGAAAACGATATAAGACTTGAGTATGAAGATGGATTAAAGCTTTATGATTTTGATCTTTATACTTTAGGAAAATTTGCTAATAAAAAAAGAGAGCAAATAAATGGCAAAAAAGTTTATTTTAATTTAAATCGCCATATAAACCCCACAAATTTATGTGCTGATGTTTGTTTATTTTGTGCTTTTTCATCTCATAGAAAAAATGATAAAGCTTATACCATGAGTCATGAAGAGATTATGCAAATAGTTGATGAAACGGTAAAAAGAGGTACAAAAGAAATTCATATCGTCTCTGCTCACAATCCAAATGTTTCTTGGCAGTGGTACTTAGAAATTTTTAAAAAAATAAAAGAAAAATATCCTTTTTTGCATATCAAGGCAATGACAGCTGCTGAGGTTGATTTTTTATCTAGAAAAAATGGTTTTAGCTATGAAGAAGTTTTAGAAAAAATGGTTAGCTACGGTGTTGATTCGATGCCTGGTGGAGGAGCTGAAATATTTGATGAAGAGATTAGAAAAAAAATTTGCAATGGAAAGGTAAAAAGCAACGAGTGGCTTAAAATACATGAAATTTGGCATGAAATGGGGCATGAAAGTAATGCAACCATGCTTTTTGGACATTTAGAAACTAGGGCAAATAGAATTGATCATATGTTAAGACTTAGAGATGTGCAAGATAAGGCTATTAAAAACAAAAAAGGTGGATTTAATGCATTTATTCCACTTGTTTATCAGAGAAATAATAATTATTTAAAAATAAAGGAGTTTTTAGGATCAGTTGAAATTTTAAAAACATTTGCTATTTCAAGATTAATGCTTGATAATATTAAACATATTAAATCTTACTGGGCTACAACAACTATAAATTTAGCACTTGTAGCGCAAGAGTTTGGATGTGATGATTTAGATGGCACTATAGAAAAAGAAAGCATTCAAAGTAGTGCTGGTGCAAGTAGTGATAAGGGCACTCAAGTTGGAGATTTTATAGAGCTTATTAAAACCTCTGGGCTTATTCCTGTTGAGAGGGATAGTTTATATAACGAAATAAAGGTTTATTAA
- the glmS gene encoding glutamine--fructose-6-phosphate transaminase (isomerizing): protein MCGIVGYIGQKEKKNIILNGLKELEYRGYDSSGMAIMDENGKIDCFKAVGKIKNLEEKTKNFSSIGQGIAIGHTRWATHGKPTEINAHPHFGEYSFVIHNGIIENYKELKDELEKDGIKFLSQTDTEVIVKLFEKINQKESDPFKAFKKTISRLIGAYAILLITKKANGEIFFAKNAVPLIVGKNDDGEIFFSSSDSPLIGFLKDVAYLDDNTYGVAKFSDIKFFKDENEINPSKKTLPSDRSFAQKEGFRFFMEKEIYEQSVVATETLMGRIKNNQIYLEELDKELFNNIDEVIMCACGTSYHAALTASYLFERVAKIRTKVEVASEFRYKDPVLRKNSLFIVISQSGETADTLEALKIAKEAGLKTLAICNVDNSSIVRLADNTLLTRAGIEKGVASTKAFSTQVITLWLVVLYLANLNKTISKNEFEKELKTLLKIPKILEVPSDLQEKLHRLSKHYLHGHGFFFIGRDVFYPLALEGALKLKEISYLHAEGYASGEMKHGPIALVDEKLYTIALMPENMLYEKTRSNVEEIVARDGFVFALSPKEFDLSDDFIKTSKQDHYMSEFFEMLVILQIFALEVAIRLGNDVDMPRNLAKSVTVE, encoded by the coding sequence ATGTGTGGTATAGTTGGCTATATTGGTCAAAAAGAGAAAAAAAATATAATATTAAACGGACTAAAAGAGCTTGAATATAGAGGGTACGATAGTTCAGGAATGGCTATTATGGATGAAAATGGAAAGATTGATTGTTTTAAAGCTGTTGGAAAAATAAAAAATTTAGAAGAAAAAACTAAAAATTTTAGTTCAATAGGACAAGGTATAGCAATAGGCCATACAAGATGGGCAACTCATGGTAAACCAACTGAAATAAATGCTCACCCGCATTTTGGAGAATATAGTTTTGTAATCCATAATGGCATCATAGAAAACTATAAGGAATTAAAAGATGAACTTGAAAAAGATGGTATTAAATTTTTAAGTCAAACAGATACAGAAGTCATAGTTAAACTATTTGAAAAGATAAATCAAAAAGAAAGTGACCCATTTAAGGCTTTTAAAAAAACTATTTCAAGGCTTATTGGGGCTTATGCGATACTTTTAATAACAAAAAAAGCAAATGGAGAGATATTTTTTGCAAAAAATGCAGTGCCTTTAATAGTTGGTAAAAATGATGATGGTGAAATCTTTTTTAGCTCATCAGATTCACCATTAATAGGATTTTTAAAAGATGTTGCGTACTTAGATGATAATACTTATGGCGTAGCTAAATTTAGTGATATTAAATTTTTTAAAGATGAAAATGAAATAAATCCTAGTAAAAAAACTCTTCCTAGCGATAGAAGTTTTGCTCAAAAAGAGGGTTTTAGATTTTTTATGGAAAAAGAAATTTATGAACAAAGCGTAGTTGCAACTGAAACACTAATGGGAAGAATAAAAAACAATCAAATTTATCTTGAAGAGCTTGATAAAGAGCTTTTTAATAACATTGATGAAGTTATAATGTGTGCTTGTGGAACAAGCTATCATGCAGCCTTAACAGCAAGCTATCTGTTTGAAAGAGTTGCAAAAATAAGAACAAAAGTTGAAGTTGCGAGTGAGTTTAGATACAAAGATCCAGTTTTAAGAAAAAACTCACTTTTTATAGTTATTTCTCAAAGTGGTGAAACAGCTGATACATTAGAGGCTTTAAAAATAGCTAAAGAAGCCGGTCTTAAAACTCTTGCAATTTGCAATGTTGATAATAGTTCAATTGTTCGACTTGCTGATAATACTCTTTTAACAAGAGCTGGAATTGAAAAAGGAGTTGCATCTACAAAGGCCTTTTCAACACAAGTTATAACGCTTTGGCTTGTTGTTTTATATCTAGCAAATTTAAATAAAACAATAAGTAAAAACGAATTTGAAAAAGAACTTAAAACTTTACTCAAAATTCCAAAAATTTTAGAAGTTCCATCTGATTTGCAAGAAAAACTTCACCGTTTAAGTAAGCACTATCTTCATGGGCATGGCTTTTTCTTTATAGGAAGAGATGTTTTTTATCCACTTGCACTTGAGGGGGCTTTAAAATTAAAGGAAATAAGTTATCTTCACGCAGAAGGATACGCAAGCGGAGAAATGAAGCATGGCCCAATTGCTCTTGTTGATGAAAAGCTCTACACAATTGCTTTAATGCCTGAAAATATGCTTTATGAAAAAACAAGAAGTAATGTTGAAGAAATTGTTGCAAGAGATGGATTTGTATTTGCACTTAGTCCAAAAGAGTTTGATTTAAGTGATGACTTTATAAAAACAAGCAAACAAGATCACTATATGAGCGAATTTTTTGAAATGCTTGTGATACTTCAAATTTTTGCACTTGAAGTTGCTATAAGACTTGGAAATGATGTTGATATGCCTAGAAACTTAGCTAAAAGCGTAACTGTGGAATAA
- a CDS encoding HIT family protein: MIFKDDFIFIEREISQIPWIKIFTNDGKKELSFCDKDTINRLFEAVLISEKTMIEFYKPKKINIASFANYVPRVHFHVMARFENDDFFPESMWGKKQRDSKLILPDFNEFTKILIKNLSK, encoded by the coding sequence ATGATTTTTAAAGATGACTTTATTTTTATCGAAAGAGAAATTTCACAAATTCCTTGGATTAAAATTTTTACAAATGATGGCAAAAAAGAACTTAGCTTTTGTGATAAAGATACTATAAATAGGCTTTTTGAAGCTGTTTTAATAAGTGAAAAAACTATGATAGAGTTTTATAAACCTAAAAAGATAAATATTGCCTCTTTTGCAAATTATGTTCCAAGAGTGCATTTTCATGTAATGGCAAGATTTGAAAATGACGATTTTTTTCCAGAGTCAATGTGGGGCAAAAAACAAAGAGATTCTAAGCTCATTTTGCCTGATTTTAATGAATTTACTAAAATTTTAATAAAAAATCTCAGCAAATAA
- a CDS encoding transporter substrate-binding domain-containing protein, producing the protein MFKKITAILLLFFCVFGFANDLATIQRTKKVRIGVRLSQPPFSVLNSNNEFEGFEAELAKKLGEKLVGENGYIELVGVNANDRIPFLDSNKVDLLVANYTQNDERAKKVSFSMPYLSSNLAVISHKSKNIKTVKDLYNVKLLVIKGTTSIEWLEEKGISNFDLVYCSNSKDCFEKLTNGEGDAYLHTNILVAYIPLLDPDFEMSIKIVGNIDFIAAAAKKDNKDLIKFVNKSILELSKEGFFKQAYESTLLPFYKGTLDKKFLLLDDIYNTFI; encoded by the coding sequence ATGTTTAAGAAAATAACTGCTATTTTGTTGTTGTTTTTTTGTGTTTTTGGTTTTGCTAATGACTTAGCTACAATTCAAAGAACTAAAAAAGTTAGGATAGGTGTGAGATTATCACAGCCGCCATTTTCTGTTTTAAACAGCAATAATGAATTTGAGGGTTTTGAGGCCGAGTTAGCTAAAAAACTTGGAGAAAAACTTGTTGGAGAAAATGGATATATAGAATTAGTCGGAGTAAATGCAAATGATAGAATACCTTTTCTAGATAGTAATAAAGTTGATTTGCTGGTTGCAAACTATACCCAAAACGATGAAAGAGCTAAAAAAGTTTCTTTTTCAATGCCTTATTTATCAAGTAATCTTGCTGTTATAAGCCACAAGTCAAAAAATATAAAAACTGTTAAAGATCTCTATAATGTTAAGCTTTTAGTTATTAAGGGCACCACAAGTATTGAATGGTTAGAGGAAAAAGGTATCTCTAACTTTGATCTTGTTTATTGTTCTAATTCTAAGGATTGCTTTGAAAAGTTAACAAATGGAGAGGGCGATGCATATTTGCATACAAATATTTTGGTTGCATATATCCCATTGCTAGATCCTGATTTTGAAATGTCTATAAAAATAGTTGGTAATATTGATTTTATTGCAGCAGCTGCAAAAAAAGACAATAAAGATTTAATTAAATTTGTTAATAAGTCAATTTTGGAATTAAGCAAAGAAGGATTTTTCAAACAAGCTTATGAAAGCACCTTACTTCCATTTTATAAAGGAACTTTAGATAAGAAGTTTTTACTTTTAGACGATATCTATAATACTTTTATTTAG
- a CDS encoding YceI family protein, with product MRKILFSLAACSLLTFSLANAKEYVVDTAHTDVGFKIKHMQISNTKGNFADFKGVVDFDEQTMKLNKLEATIQTASVDTGNEGRDEHLRDTDFFDTKKFPEMKFVMTEFKFDDGEKDEGIVKGDLTIKGVTKPIELEYEFGGISKGDVEKIGFNLSGKIDRTDFGVGEKSLAIGSEVKLDIEIEADAK from the coding sequence ATGAGAAAAATTTTATTTTCACTTGCGGCTTGTTCGCTTTTAACATTTAGTCTTGCAAATGCAAAAGAATACGTAGTTGATACAGCTCACACAGATGTTGGGTTTAAAATAAAACATATGCAAATTAGCAATACAAAAGGAAATTTTGCTGATTTTAAAGGAGTTGTTGATTTTGATGAGCAAACTATGAAGTTAAACAAACTCGAAGCAACAATTCAAACAGCCTCAGTTGATACAGGAAATGAAGGAAGAGATGAGCATTTAAGAGATACTGACTTTTTTGATACTAAAAAATTTCCTGAAATGAAATTTGTAATGACTGAGTTTAAATTTGATGATGGTGAAAAAGATGAAGGTATTGTAAAAGGTGATTTAACAATAAAAGGCGTTACAAAACCTATCGAGCTTGAATATGAATTTGGCGGTATATCAAAAGGAGATGTTGAAAAAATAGGCTTTAATCTAAGTGGAAAAATAGATAGAACTGACTTTGGCGTTGGTGAAAAAAGCCTAGCAATTGGAAGCGAAGTAAAGCTTGATATTGAAATTGAAGCTGACGCAAAATAA
- a CDS encoding cache domain-containing protein, translating to MFFEYKIDQSDEKIKRFFDFNAELLLNTIEEERLNVLALSLILSQNDDIKSCLKYENRQTCKKNLKFYISILQNVPLYKDILIHLHSNDLKSVIRSWDDEKKGDDLRYFRHTIYETKQNKTPTSGIEIGKCGVFIRGVSPVFANNNFLGSIEVMLGFNHLYNLSKRQKYNLLILIKDNYKIECFKNSYIKIHGFNIIDKNDINLNILPFLDKIDFKNRNFIKLKNDYFYSKKLYDFKNNHIGYIIMHKNSKSKINDIF from the coding sequence ATGTTTTTTGAGTATAAAATAGATCAAAGTGATGAAAAAATAAAAAGATTTTTTGATTTTAATGCTGAACTTCTTTTAAATACTATAGAAGAAGAAAGGCTTAATGTCCTTGCACTATCTCTAATTCTTTCCCAAAATGATGATATAAAAAGTTGTTTAAAATATGAAAATAGACAAACCTGTAAAAAAAATCTAAAATTTTATATATCGATTTTACAAAATGTTCCTTTATATAAGGATATTTTAATTCACCTACATTCAAATGATTTAAAAAGTGTAATTAGAAGCTGGGATGATGAAAAAAAGGGAGATGATTTAAGATATTTTAGACACACTATATATGAAACTAAACAAAATAAAACACCAACATCAGGAATAGAAATAGGAAAATGTGGAGTTTTTATAAGAGGAGTTTCTCCTGTTTTTGCAAATAATAATTTTTTAGGAAGCATTGAGGTTATGCTTGGCTTTAATCATCTTTATAATCTCTCAAAAAGACAAAAATATAATCTTTTAATCCTTATAAAGGATAACTATAAAATAGAATGTTTTAAAAACTCATATATAAAAATTCATGGCTTTAACATAATTGATAAAAACGATATAAATTTAAATATTTTGCCTTTTTTAGACAAAATAGACTTTAAAAATCGAAATTTTATTAAGCTTAAAAATGATTATTTTTACTCAAAAAAATTATATGATTTTAAAAATAATCATATTGGATACATTATAATGCACAAAAACTCCAAATCAAAAATTAATGATATTTTTTAA
- a CDS encoding sensor histidine kinase, translated as MLRTIKIPLIATFIVAFMFVLQGLQIINLAKKELEKDNLFDLIAKSNEVKSNVSSINFSSNLIYKYAILDKNLNIVFSNLTILPPNFDFNELNFKQNLFYKDFFFYDDGFYFLIISKEISYERIVLLALFMLAITIMASMLVMYFVYVSITKPHLEQKKMMNTFFNDAMHELKTPLGVASINLEILKTKNKQTHRIKAALKQMKITYEDVEFFIKNDRIKFPKKVLNFSNFLENRIRFSSTIAHSKKIQIVSEISPNLKVFLSEIEATRLIDNNLSNAIKYSNEGSKINVYLKSDDNFAIFIIEDFGCGIKDVDTIWQRYTRQNQSQGGFGLGLNIVMKICNKNDILYDVKSTPKKGSIFTYKIPLYEEKLLDNI; from the coding sequence ATGTTAAGAACGATTAAAATACCATTAATCGCCACTTTTATAGTTGCTTTTATGTTTGTTTTGCAAGGCTTGCAAATTATAAATTTGGCAAAAAAAGAGCTTGAAAAAGATAATTTATTTGATTTAATAGCAAAAAGCAACGAAGTAAAATCCAATGTAAGCTCTATAAATTTTAGTTCAAATTTGATTTATAAATATGCTATTTTAGATAAAAATTTAAATATTGTATTTTCAAATTTAACTATTTTACCGCCAAATTTTGACTTTAATGAGCTAAATTTTAAGCAAAATTTATTTTATAAAGATTTCTTTTTTTATGATGATGGGTTTTACTTTTTAATAATTAGCAAAGAAATTAGTTATGAAAGAATTGTTCTTTTAGCTTTGTTTATGCTTGCAATAACAATAATGGCTAGTATGTTGGTTATGTATTTTGTCTATGTAAGTATAACAAAGCCACATTTAGAGCAAAAAAAGATGATGAATACATTTTTTAATGATGCTATGCATGAGCTTAAGACTCCACTTGGAGTTGCAAGTATAAATTTAGAAATTTTAAAAACAAAAAATAAACAAACACACCGTATAAAAGCAGCCTTAAAACAGATGAAAATCACCTATGAAGATGTTGAGTTTTTTATAAAAAATGATCGTATAAAATTTCCAAAAAAAGTCTTAAATTTTTCTAATTTTTTAGAAAATAGAATTCGTTTTTCAAGTACAATCGCTCATAGTAAAAAAATACAAATCGTAAGTGAAATTTCACCAAATTTAAAGGTATTTTTAAGTGAGATTGAAGCAACAAGATTGATTGATAATAACCTATCAAATGCTATCAAATACTCAAATGAGGGTAGCAAAATAAATGTTTATTTAAAAAGCGATGATAATTTTGCTATTTTTATAATTGAAGATTTTGGATGTGGGATAAAAGATGTTGATACTATTTGGCAAAGATATACAAGACAAAATCAATCACAGGGTGGATTTGGATTAGGACTAAATATAGTTATGAAAATTTGCAATAAAAATGATATTTTATATGATGTTAAATCAACCCCTAAAAAAGGATCGATTTTTACTTATAAAATTCCACTCTACGAAGAAAAACTTTTAGATAATATTTAA
- a CDS encoding response regulator transcription factor, with protein MKILLLEDDYSYRKTIAEYLESLGYEVDEASNGLEACDKIKDNFYHLLILDIKVPEISGHEVMKYAKSLNLNTPIMIMTSLIDIDDMEIGYSLGCNEYLKKPFDIAELKFRVNELMRKYYLKNDKNIIKIDDEFYYNSSSKNIKFKDQIINLSQKENEILEYLILKKDSFVSIGEMIDEILQDYESVDIRMHIMKIRQKTSKSFILSKRGLGYKINVKND; from the coding sequence TTGAAGATACTTTTATTAGAAGATGATTATAGCTATAGAAAAACAATAGCTGAGTATTTAGAAAGTCTTGGCTATGAAGTTGATGAGGCAAGTAATGGCTTAGAGGCTTGTGATAAAATAAAAGATAACTTTTATCATCTTTTGATACTTGACATTAAAGTTCCTGAAATTTCAGGCCATGAAGTGATGAAATATGCAAAAAGTTTAAATTTAAACACGCCTATTATGATAATGACATCTTTAATAGATATTGATGATATGGAGATTGGCTATTCTTTAGGGTGTAATGAGTATCTTAAAAAGCCATTTGACATTGCTGAACTTAAGTTTAGAGTAAATGAACTTATGAGAAAATATTATTTAAAAAATGATAAAAATATTATAAAAATAGATGATGAGTTTTATTATAACTCATCATCAAAAAATATTAAATTTAAAGATCAAATTATAAATTTAAGCCAAAAAGAAAATGAAATTTTAGAATATTTGATTTTGAAAAAAGATAGCTTTGTAAGTATTGGCGAGATGATAGATGAAATTTTGCAAGATTATGAAAGCGTTGATATTAGAATGCATATTATGAAAATTCGCCAAAAAACTAGTAAAAGTTTTATACTTTCAAAAAGAGGGCTTGGATATAAAATAAATGTTAAGAACGATTAA
- the nrfD gene encoding NrfD/PsrC family molybdoenzyme membrane anchor subunit, with the protein MNNMWGSMTQYSEIHWGWYIAIYLVLAGLSAGAIIISLLVKWNWHSDNTNSIWDAMVKAGALVAPIAITIGLLLLIAELSKPLSFYWILIKYNLTSVMSIGVICLLIFTPLSYLFAVIIFENEIEKSKFLAFLRPVTKLIRVFSNLAKYVEYLIFILALCVGLYTGFLLGAAYKIPLWNTPVLPILFLLSGFSSGIATTVLVGIIFFKGNLNKDSIKYLLKIDLRAVVFEIPLLIILFLGLYFEGGNSAVSAKEALTHQTYGVLFWFGVVLIGLITPIIIASTALKSHAYRPVFIVLDSFAIITGVVCLRYFFVYAGQVCLGI; encoded by the coding sequence ATGAATAATATGTGGGGAAGTATGACTCAATATAGTGAAATTCATTGGGGCTGGTACATTGCAATATATTTAGTCTTAGCAGGGCTTAGTGCAGGAGCTATAATTATATCACTTCTTGTTAAGTGGAACTGGCATAGTGATAATACAAACTCGATTTGGGATGCAATGGTAAAAGCTGGCGCATTAGTTGCTCCTATTGCTATAACTATTGGACTTTTGCTATTAATAGCTGAGCTTAGTAAGCCGCTTAGTTTTTATTGGATTTTAATTAAATATAACTTAACCTCTGTTATGAGTATAGGTGTAATTTGCCTACTGATATTTACACCGCTTAGTTATTTGTTTGCAGTAATTATTTTTGAAAATGAGATAGAAAAGTCTAAATTTTTAGCTTTTTTAAGACCAGTTACAAAATTAATAAGAGTTTTTTCTAATTTAGCAAAATACGTAGAGTATTTAATTTTTATTTTAGCACTTTGCGTTGGTCTTTATACTGGATTTTTACTTGGTGCTGCATATAAAATACCACTTTGGAATACTCCTGTTTTGCCTATTTTATTTTTGCTATCAGGTTTTTCAAGTGGAATTGCAACAACAGTTTTAGTTGGTATTATATTTTTTAAAGGAAATTTGAATAAAGATAGTATAAAATATCTTTTAAAAATTGATTTAAGAGCAGTTGTTTTTGAAATACCGCTTTTAATCATTTTATTTTTGGGACTGTATTTTGAAGGTGGAAATAGTGCTGTTTCTGCAAAAGAAGCTTTAACTCATCAAACTTATGGAGTTTTGTTTTGGTTTGGAGTTGTGTTAATAGGACTTATAACCCCAATTATTATAGCTTCAACTGCACTTAAAAGTCACGCTTATAGACCAGTTTTTATTGTGCTTGATTCATTTGCCATAATAACAGGTGTTGTTTGTTTGAGGTATTTCTTTGTTTATGCTGGGCAGGTCTGTTTGGGAATTTAA
- a CDS encoding 4Fe-4S dicluster domain-containing protein produces the protein MKKYAMIHDENLCIGCQACSVACRNENEVSDGVYRLQVHAKLKGEFPYLKMDFTRHSCVMCDNSPCVDVCPTGASFKLDNGITMVDKRTCIGCKYCILACPYDARFIDPITKAVDKCTFCFETRVSGGLDPACVSVCPTDALIFGDINDPQSPVRKIASKNAIKIPKAYHGTKPNLGFIENKKGGRYE, from the coding sequence ATGAAAAAATATGCAATGATTCATGATGAAAATTTATGTATTGGATGTCAGGCATGTTCAGTTGCTTGCAGAAATGAAAATGAAGTCTCAGATGGTGTTTATAGACTTCAAGTTCATGCAAAATTAAAAGGTGAGTTTCCATATTTAAAGATGGATTTTACAAGACATAGTTGTGTTATGTGTGATAATAGTCCTTGTGTTGATGTTTGTCCAACAGGAGCTAGTTTTAAATTAGATAATGGTATAACTATGGTAGATAAAAGAACCTGTATAGGTTGTAAATATTGTATTTTAGCCTGTCCTTACGATGCAAGGTTTATAGATCCTATCACAAAAGCAGTTGATAAGTGCACTTTTTGTTTTGAAACAAGAGTTAGTGGAGGTTTGGATCCAGCTTGTGTTAGTGTCTGTCCAACAGATGCATTAATATTTGGCGATATCAATGATCCACAAAGTCCAGTTAGAAAAATAGCTTCTAAAAATGCTATAAAAATACCTAAAGCTTATCATGGAACAAAACCAAATTTGGGCTTCATAGAGAATAAAAAAGGAGGTCGTTATGAATAA